The DNA window GCCGCCCTCGAAGATGCGGGAGGCTCCGGCGGTCAGCGAGGTCAGTCCGGAGGCAACGGCCGCCAGCTGATCCGCGCGGTCGCGCGGAAACCCGTCGGACATCGCCAGAAGGAGTCCGTCGGCGGAGACCACCACCGTGTGGGACACCCCAGGGGTGTTGTCCACGAAGTTGGTGATCAACCAGTTCAGGTTCTGTGCCGCCTGGCTCATCGGGCTCACACTAACGCTCCTGGTCATAGCTGTTACTTGACTGCTCAGATCCCGCGCTGCGTCCCTGCTGGACACCGCGCCGCAGGTTGCTCAACCTGCCGCGGACGTCCTCCGGAGCGCGGGAGACCTGGGGGCCGCCCTGCGGGGTCGTCTCCGCCGCGCCCTCGACCAGGTTGGCCTTGGGCACCCGCCGAGGGAGACCGGACGGGGTGACCCCGCCCGCCTTCGGCTCACGGAGTTTGGCCGCCTGCTGCCAGCGCTCGTCGTTGCCCGAGCGCCAGGCCGTGCCGGCTTCCTTCTCCTCCGAGGACCGCTCCGGTCCAGCGGGCTGCTGCTGACGCTGCGGCCGCTGCTCGAAGAGGGACCCGGTGGACTCCGCTTCCTGCTGTGCCGGCTGCCACTGCTGCTGGCTGCCGCGTCGCGGCAGGCCCGCTCCGGTCATCTGGTGACCGGTGTCGGCAGCGGCGCCCGGACGGTCGAAGCCTACGCGCTCCGCAGCCGGTTCGGGGACGGCCGGAGATTCCGATTCGGTCCCGTAACCCTGCTGGTAGGCGGCCGGATACGTGTTCTGTCCGGGCCACTCGGCCTGCTGCGAGCGGGAGTCGTAGCCGCCGTCGTAGTCCGGGGTGGCCTGCTGCTGGTCCTCGTAGCCGGCTTCCGGATAGCCGTAGCCCTGCTGCGGGTACTCGTCGTAGCCCTGCTGGCCCTGCTGCGCCTGCGATGCCTCGTACGAGCCGTCGTAGCCCTGCTCGGACTGCTGCTCGTAGCCCTGGTACGGCTGGTAGCCGTGCTCGGGCTGAGGTTCCGGATACTCCTGGCCGGCCTGGTCGTACTGCTGCTCCTGCGGGTAGCCGACCTGGGTCTCCAGCGCGGCGCGCCGCTCCTCGCGTACGAGGGAGCGCCCGACCGGGTCGAGGTCGCGGACGTCGCCGCCCTGCTCGTCGTAGCGGGAGTCGTCGAACCCGAGCTCCGCCGCCGTGCGCAGCGGGGCGGCCTGCTGGGCCTGCTGCTGCGGGATGATCGAGGAGACCGTGAAGTCGTCGTCCGGGACGCCCTCGCCACCGCCACCGTGGGTGATGGCGTCGGGGAGCATGATCAGCGAGGTGGTGCCGGCCGCCTCGCCCGAGGGGCGCAGCTGGACGCGGATGCTGTGGCGGTCCGCCAGCCGGCCGACCACGAACAGACCCATGCGCTGCGAGATCGCGGCGTCCACGGTCGGCGGGTTGGCCAGCTTGTGGTTGATGTCCGCGAAGTCCTCGGCGGTGAGGCCGATGCCCTTGTCGTGGATCTCGACCATCACGCGGCCGTCGGGCAGGCGCGTGGCGGTGACGCGGACCTTGGTCTGCGGGGAGGAGAACGTGGTGGCGTTCTCCAGGAGCTCGGCGAGCAGGTGCACGAGGTCGGTCACGGCCTGGCCGTGGATCTCGGCGTCGGAGACGCCCGAGAGCTCGATGCGCTCGTACTGCTCCACCTCGGAGGAGGCGGCGCGCAGGACGTCGACGAGGGGCACCGGCTGGTCCCAGCGGCGGCCCGGGTTCTCGCCCGCGAGGATGAGGAGGTTCTCGCCGTTGCGGCGCATACGGGTGGCCAGGTGGTCCAGGCGGAAGAGGTTCTCCAGCTGGTCCGGGTCCGCCTCGTTGTTCTCCAGGTCGGTGATGAGGGTCAGCTGGCCCTCGATCAGCGACTGGTTGCGCATGGAGAGGTTGGTGAAGATCGCGTTGACGTTCCCTCGCAGGAGCGCCTGCTCGGCCGCGAGCCGGACCGCTTCCCGGTGGACCTGGTCGAAGGCGCGGGCGACCTCGCCGATCTCGTCCTGGGAGTCGATCGGGATCGGCTGGACACGGGTGTCCACCTTGCCCGGGTCGGTGCGCGAGAGCTGGTCGACGAGCATCGGCAGGCGCTGCTCGGCGATGTCGAAGGCGGCGGCGCGCAGGCGGCGCATCGCGCGGCCCATCTGGCGGGCCATGAGACCGGCCATGATGAAGGCGGCGAGCAGGGCCACGACCACGATGGCGCCGTTGACGATGGCGTCGGTGCGGGCCTCGTCGGAGACTGCGACGGCGTCCTTGACGGCCTTGTCGAGGAGGTCCTTCTCGATCTCGTCGTAGCCGTCGAACTTGGCGGTGGCGGCGGCCTGCCAGGCCATCGGCGTGGTGCCGCCGGCCGCGAGCTTGGTCTTGTTCTCGCCGCTGGCTATCGCCTCGGTCATGCCGGTGAGCACCGACTTGTTGGCCGCCACGGGCGGCGGCACGAAGCGGACGCCGGCCTCCTCGGCCTTGGCCTTGGCCGTGGCGAGCTTCTCGGCGCCCTCGTCGGACTTCTTCTGCATGACCTGCTTCAGGCGTTCCACGTCCTCCTCGGTACCCGCCGCGACGTACTCGCCGATGGCGATTTCCTCGAGGTAGGCGTAGGAGGAGAAGGCCACGAGCTGGCTCTTGCGGATCTCCTCGTTGGCGCTCGGCCGGACCAGCAGGTGCGTACCGACGGCACGCTGCAGCGAGTTGGCGGCCTTGGCCAGCTGGATCGCGTAGACCATGCGGCCGTACGAGGTCACGTTTCCGGTGCCGAGGCCGAGTTCGTTGGAGAACTGCATGAGGTAGTGCTGGACCAGCACATAGCCCTCTTCGGTCGGGATGGGGCCCGGCGCGGTGGGGAGGTTCTTCTTCGCGGTCTCGGCCCCGGCGGCGTACGCCGTCTCGCGGACCGTCTTGAGTTTGGGCTCGTCACCGCGGAAGAGGTCCAGCCGTCGCTCCATGCCCAGGTTCTTCGGCATGTCCTGGACGGCCTGGTCGAACTTCACCTTGGCCGCGTCGGTCGTGCCGCGGGCCTTGGTGACGATCTCGCTGTTCGGGTTGCCGCTCAGCAGCGGCTCGGCCGTGAGGTCGCGCTCGTTGAGCAGCGCCTGGCTGTACTCCGAGGAGGCCTGGACGACCCTGGCTATCTTCTCGGCGTCCTTGGCCTCGTTCCAGGTGTCGACGGAGCCCTTCACCTGGAAGCCGCCCATGACCAGGCCCACGAGGGCCGGCACGAGCAGGATGGCGTTCAGACGGGTCGGCACACGCCAGTTGCGGGGCGAGAACCTGCTGGTGCTCCCGCCGCTCACCGGCGGTTCCACGGGCACGTCGACGGGCGACGCGGCCGCTCGCGGCGGCGGGGTGAAGTTGCCGCGCGCGGGTTCATCCGCGGGGCTCGTGTTGCTTCGCCTCACTCGACCAACAACCTCTCGGCGGTGCTACTAGCTAGTTCGTTGAATTCCAGCACGGTTGACGGCCCTGTTCCAAACAGTTGAAATCGGCCATTCCCAGAGCCTTATGCCCCACATAAATCGGACATAAAGAGCGTCCTGCGGCAAAAATGGGGGGAGTTGTGCGCGTAGCGGCACCAGCCGAACGCACCCCGTTGCCAACTGGCGTCAATTGTCTGTCGAAACGTTATGAACCAGAAGGGCGGGCCGTGTCGTATGACACAGCCCGCCCCGCCGGGTACGGCATGCGCACGCCGCTACTTGAGCCGCGCCATGAGGGCGTGCTCCACGAGCGTGATGAGCGCGCTCTTGGCGTCCGCGCGGTGGCGGGCGTCGGTGGTGATGATGGGGGCGTCCGGGCCGATCTGCAGGGCCTCGCGGACTTCCTCCGGGGTGTACGGCTGGTGCCCCTCGAAGCCGTTGAGCGCCACGACGAACGGCAGGCCGCTGTTCTCGAAGTAGTCGACGGCGGGGAAGCAGTCGGCGAGGCGCCGCGTGTCGACCAGGACGATCGCCCCGATGGCGCCGCGGACCAGGTCGTCCCACATGAACCAGAAGCGGTCCTGGCCCGGCGTACCGAAGAGGTACAGGATCAGGTCCTGGTCCAGCGTGATGCGGCCGAAGTCCATCGCGACCGTAGTGGTCGTCTTGTCACCGGTGTGGGTGAGGTCGTCGATGCCCGCCGAGGCGGAGGTCATGACGGCTTCGGTGCGCAGCGGGTTGATCTCGGAAACGGCTCCGACGAACGTGGTCTTGCCCACGCCGAAGCCGCCCGCCACCACGATCTTCGCGGAGGTGGTGGAGCGAGTCGCCGCTGCGGGAGGGCTTCCGTTAGAGCTTGCGAAGTCCACTGAGCACCCTTTCGAGCAGTGTGACGTCCGGCGTGCCGCCGGCCTCTCCATTGCCCGGCTGGTGGATGGCCACCATTCCGGCCTCCGCCAGGTCGGCGACGAGGATCCGGGCGACACCGAGCGGCATCGACAGCAGTGCGGAGACCTCCGCGACCGACTTGACCTCGCGGCACAGGGTGCAGATGCGCTGGTGCTCCGGGAGGAGGCCGGACAGGTGCATCGGATCGGCCGTGGTGCTCACCAGGGCCTCGATCGCGAGCTGGTAGCGGGGCCGGGTCCGGCCGCCGGTCATCGCGTACGGACGCACCAGCGGCTGGTCGCCTTCCGAGTACGAATCTCCGTACGCATCGGGATAGGCGGGGGGCGGGGTCATTGATCCTCCGGGCTGGACAGCAGTGGTCAGCGTGCCGTCTGACGGGGCGGCCGGTGGGGGGACGGTATGACGGCCTGGTGGTGGTACTGGGTTCCGGTGCGAATGCTCCGGGCCCCCGGCCGTTAGTACCGTCCGGCCGGGGGAGGGGGAGTCAGGTGAGCAGGCTTCCCTGCAGTTCCGCGCGCAGGTCCGGGGTCAGGACGCTGCCGGCGCGGTCCACGAGGAGGGCCATCTCGTAGCCGACGAGGCCGATGTCGCACTCGGGGTGCGCCAGTACGGCCAGGGAGGATCCGTCCGAGACGGACATGAGGAAGAGGAACCCGCGGTCCATCTCGACCACGGTCTGGTTGACGGCGCCGCCCTCGAAGATGCGGGAGGCTCCGGCGGTCAGCGAGGTCAGCCCGGAGGCCACGGCCGCCAGCTGATCGGCGCGGTCGCGGGGGAATCCTTCGGACATCGCCAGAAGGAGTCCGTCGGCGGAGACCACCACGGTGTGGGACACCCCAGGGGTGTTGTCCACGAAGTTGGTGATCAACCAGTTCAGGTTCTGTGCCGCCTGGCTCATCGAACTCAACTATCGCTCCTGCTGGTAAGTGGGGTCGATGTGGTAACTGCCGGTAGCCGGGCCGCTGTTGCCGGCCTGGCGGCCCTGCTGGATACCGCGCCTGAGGTTGGTCAGACGGCCGCGGACGTCGTCCGGTGCCCGCGAGACCTGCGGACCGGCCTGCGCGTCGGCCTGCTGCTGCGCCGTGCCGGCCACGAGGTTCGCCCGCGGGACCCGGCGGGGCAGCCCCGACGTGGTGATGCCGCCCGCGGCGGGCTGGCGGACCCGTTCGGCCTGCCGCATCAGCTCGTCGTTGGGGGAGGACCGCCAGCTGACGGTCGGCGTGGCGCCGGTCGCCGCGGTCGCGGACTCGGCCGGTGCCTGGCCGCGCTGCGGCAGCTGGCCAGCAGGGGCCGCCGGGGCGGACTGCTGCGGCTGCCGCGGTACGGAAGGTGCCTGCGCGGCGGGCTGCTGGCCCTCCTCGCGGAACCAGTTCGACTCCAGGGTGTCGAAGATGGGGCTGCGGGCGTCGCCGGAGCTCGGCGCCGGGGGCAGCGCCTCGGGCCGGGGGGCCTGCGGCAGACCGGGGGCCTCCGCGCGCTGCGGAGCCTGGGGCTGCTGGTACTGCTGCGGGGCCTGCGGCTGCTGCGGGGCCTGGGGCTGACGGGCGAGGCCGCCGACACCGGGACCGCCGGGGCGCTGGGGCTGACCGCTCGACGGGTAGGGGGCCGGGCGGGCGAACTGTCCGGTGGCGGACGGGTCCACGGGGCCGCGTACGTCCGGACGCTCGAACTGCCCGGTCGTGCTGTTGCCGCCGGCGTTCGCCTGGGGCATCGGGGCGTTGAAGTCCGGGCGGGCGAACTCGGCCGTCGAGCCGGGGCCCGCGAGCTCGTCGTGGCCGCGGGCCTGGTCGGCGCCCCAGCTGGTGGTCTGCGGACCGGGGAGCTCGGGCCGCAGAGCACCGCCGCGCGGCGGAAGCTGCGGCCGGGCGCCGCGCGGGGCCGGCGCCGCGGGGGCGGCCGGCTGCTGCTGCGGCTGGGCCTGCTGCTGGGGCTGCTGCGGACGCTCGAAGCCGTTGCCCTGCGGGAAGCCGGGCTGGCCGGACGCGGTGGGCGCGGCGGCCGGACGGGCCTGCGGGCCGCGACCCGCCAGCGGCGCACCGGAGCCGAAGCCGGCCTGGCCCTGCCCGTTGGTCGTCGCACCCTGCTGCGGGCGGGCGCCGGGAGCGACGGGGCCGCCCTGCTGGGGGGACCAACCGCCCTGGGAGCCCTGCTGGTTCTGCGCACCCTGCTGGTTCTGGCCGCCCTGCGGACGCTGCTGGCCCTGGGCGCCGTCGCGTCCGGGCAGCGCGGCACGCTGGCCGCCCGGGGCGACCTGGCCGCGCTGCGGAGCCGCGCCCACCGGGGGACGGGAGCCCGCGCCGGGCACGGAGGCCTGCCCGCCGGGTCCGCCCTGGCCGCCGCCGGGTCCGCCCTGCGGACCCGGCGCCTGGCCGCCCGGCTTCTTGCCGCCCTGGGCGACGTCCACCGGCAGCATGACGAGGGCCGTCGTACCGCCCGAGTCGGAGGGGCGCAGCTGGATGCGGATGCCGTGTCGCAGGGACAGGCGGCCGACCACGAACAGGCCCATGCGGCGGGAGACGGA is part of the Streptomyces subrutilus genome and encodes:
- a CDS encoding roadblock/LC7 domain-containing protein, yielding MSQAAQNLNWLITNFVDNTPGVSHTVVVSADGLLLAMSDGFPRDRADQLAAVASGLTSLTAGASRIFEGGAVNQTVVEMDRGFLFLMSVSDGSSLAVLAHPECDIGLVGYEMALLVDRAGSVLTPDLRAELQGSLLN
- a CDS encoding sensor histidine kinase, with product MRRSNTSPADEPARGNFTPPPRAAASPVDVPVEPPVSGGSTSRFSPRNWRVPTRLNAILLVPALVGLVMGGFQVKGSVDTWNEAKDAEKIARVVQASSEYSQALLNERDLTAEPLLSGNPNSEIVTKARGTTDAAKVKFDQAVQDMPKNLGMERRLDLFRGDEPKLKTVRETAYAAGAETAKKNLPTAPGPIPTEEGYVLVQHYLMQFSNELGLGTGNVTSYGRMVYAIQLAKAANSLQRAVGTHLLVRPSANEEIRKSQLVAFSSYAYLEEIAIGEYVAAGTEEDVERLKQVMQKKSDEGAEKLATAKAKAEEAGVRFVPPPVAANKSVLTGMTEAIASGENKTKLAAGGTTPMAWQAAATAKFDGYDEIEKDLLDKAVKDAVAVSDEARTDAIVNGAIVVVALLAAFIMAGLMARQMGRAMRRLRAAAFDIAEQRLPMLVDQLSRTDPGKVDTRVQPIPIDSQDEIGEVARAFDQVHREAVRLAAEQALLRGNVNAIFTNLSMRNQSLIEGQLTLITDLENNEADPDQLENLFRLDHLATRMRRNGENLLILAGENPGRRWDQPVPLVDVLRAASSEVEQYERIELSGVSDAEIHGQAVTDLVHLLAELLENATTFSSPQTKVRVTATRLPDGRVMVEIHDKGIGLTAEDFADINHKLANPPTVDAAISQRMGLFVVGRLADRHSIRVQLRPSGEAAGTTSLIMLPDAITHGGGGEGVPDDDFTVSSIIPQQQAQQAAPLRTAAELGFDDSRYDEQGGDVRDLDPVGRSLVREERRAALETQVGYPQEQQYDQAGQEYPEPQPEHGYQPYQGYEQQSEQGYDGSYEASQAQQGQQGYDEYPQQGYGYPEAGYEDQQQATPDYDGGYDSRSQQAEWPGQNTYPAAYQQGYGTESESPAVPEPAAERVGFDRPGAAADTGHQMTGAGLPRRGSQQQWQPAQQEAESTGSLFEQRPQRQQQPAGPERSSEEKEAGTAWRSGNDERWQQAAKLREPKAGGVTPSGLPRRVPKANLVEGAAETTPQGGPQVSRAPEDVRGRLSNLRRGVQQGRSAGSEQSSNSYDQER
- a CDS encoding GTP-binding protein, giving the protein MDFASSNGSPPAAATRSTTSAKIVVAGGFGVGKTTFVGAVSEINPLRTEAVMTSASAGIDDLTHTGDKTTTTVAMDFGRITLDQDLILYLFGTPGQDRFWFMWDDLVRGAIGAIVLVDTRRLADCFPAVDYFENSGLPFVVALNGFEGHQPYTPEEVREALQIGPDAPIITTDARHRADAKSALITLVEHALMARLK
- a CDS encoding DUF742 domain-containing protein; amino-acid sequence: MTPPPAYPDAYGDSYSEGDQPLVRPYAMTGGRTRPRYQLAIEALVSTTADPMHLSGLLPEHQRICTLCREVKSVAEVSALLSMPLGVARILVADLAEAGMVAIHQPGNGEAGGTPDVTLLERVLSGLRKL
- a CDS encoding roadblock/LC7 domain-containing protein produces the protein MSQAAQNLNWLITNFVDNTPGVSHTVVVSADGLLLAMSEGFPRDRADQLAAVASGLTSLTAGASRIFEGGAVNQTVVEMDRGFLFLMSVSDGSSLAVLAHPECDIGLVGYEMALLVDRAGSVLTPDLRAELQGSLLT